The following are encoded in a window of Telmatobacter sp. DSM 110680 genomic DNA:
- a CDS encoding multicopper oxidase domain-containing protein, translating into MGPKYLTALLCAAPLICLGQGTSTSFNNPASFSSNNHLLDLLLIARPETVHLGPFSPTAWIYEACQTSVAVEDQCPADSRTAASYAGVVLHLQPGDHLRIKLVNHLPPAPSDDENAHGPDPMMNEMLMANPTNIHTHGLIVEPRKADASDPTYGDYVYVVGYPAGKLPPMVDPDLSATDQPIQYDIYIPTNHPSGLYYFHPHIHGLGVNQISEGLEGMLTVGSIQDEASATNNFTLPPNFSVRYMDIRDMQVLPNGEIQDQEDSMYCAALPDPDDSREGSCAGANPPPDAPGPGPMYQGGKWFFTINGAVYPTINVDQQNGEVWRLLNGAASRTYDLAIKNDQNHAPVVFQVLSLDGVALAPTAGTDVSKMTVGGRFKPVQCPGPKQPHRLSEPVCATHMVMFPSSRADIFLGSFEPRHLTSATFLTTDINTGSAGDDWPAANLAHLVFSGKNTKAIGALNVKPVAAAALSAKGALGGPVKAMYPGMTQPLPIADAKQIAAGKSSALPVALDAATSQQVQSLSAAQVQKFGPRLAAQSKSVASIASPNCAALPAGHHRRVFFGVPSTNPDGFGLGYEEVDAQGNSVPGTFEDVSAFNPAFINVCLPLAPGNQTATELWELVNVAAEAHNFHMHQTKFTVLPKGAPVGDGGAMMDNVPLPSGSAMCDGSVLKWRDGTCKVTPVQVSIPFSEIGDFVYHCHIGEHQDGGMMAHIRVIANP; encoded by the coding sequence ATGGGTCCGAAATACCTTACGGCGCTGTTGTGCGCCGCTCCCCTGATCTGCCTTGGCCAAGGAACTTCAACGAGCTTTAATAACCCGGCAAGCTTTTCAAGCAATAACCATCTTCTTGATCTTCTCCTGATCGCGCGTCCGGAAACGGTTCATCTTGGTCCTTTTAGTCCCACCGCGTGGATCTATGAGGCATGCCAGACTTCAGTGGCCGTCGAGGATCAATGTCCTGCCGACTCGCGCACCGCTGCGTCCTATGCCGGCGTCGTGCTTCATCTACAGCCTGGTGATCACCTGCGCATCAAGCTGGTCAATCATCTGCCACCGGCGCCAAGTGATGACGAGAACGCGCACGGACCGGACCCGATGATGAACGAGATGTTGATGGCCAATCCCACCAACATCCATACACATGGCTTGATCGTTGAACCGCGCAAAGCAGACGCGTCCGATCCCACGTACGGCGATTATGTCTACGTGGTGGGCTACCCGGCCGGCAAACTGCCGCCGATGGTCGATCCGGACCTGTCCGCGACCGATCAGCCGATTCAATACGACATCTATATTCCGACCAACCATCCGTCGGGTCTCTATTACTTTCATCCCCACATTCACGGGCTGGGAGTGAACCAGATTTCGGAGGGCCTCGAAGGCATGTTGACGGTAGGGTCCATCCAGGACGAAGCCTCGGCGACCAATAACTTCACGCTGCCGCCAAACTTCTCCGTGCGCTACATGGATATTCGAGACATGCAGGTGCTGCCGAATGGCGAAATCCAGGACCAGGAAGATTCGATGTATTGCGCTGCCCTTCCTGACCCGGACGATAGCCGAGAAGGATCATGCGCTGGAGCGAATCCACCGCCGGATGCGCCCGGCCCGGGCCCGATGTACCAAGGCGGCAAGTGGTTCTTCACCATCAACGGGGCGGTGTATCCCACTATCAACGTCGACCAGCAGAATGGCGAAGTGTGGCGCCTGTTGAATGGCGCGGCGAGCCGGACCTACGATCTTGCGATCAAGAACGATCAAAATCATGCGCCGGTGGTCTTCCAGGTACTGTCTCTGGATGGCGTGGCATTGGCGCCTACGGCGGGGACTGATGTTTCGAAGATGACGGTCGGAGGACGGTTCAAACCGGTTCAATGTCCGGGGCCGAAGCAGCCGCACCGGCTATCTGAACCGGTGTGCGCAACGCATATGGTCATGTTCCCCAGTTCTCGCGCTGATATTTTTCTCGGCTCGTTTGAGCCTAGGCATCTGACCTCTGCAACGTTTCTGACCACAGACATCAACACTGGCTCGGCGGGCGACGACTGGCCGGCCGCCAACCTGGCGCACCTGGTCTTCTCAGGAAAAAACACTAAAGCGATCGGTGCGTTGAACGTGAAACCTGTCGCGGCCGCGGCACTGTCGGCCAAGGGCGCGCTCGGCGGTCCGGTGAAAGCGATGTATCCGGGAATGACCCAACCGCTGCCGATCGCGGACGCAAAACAAATCGCAGCAGGCAAATCGTCCGCGTTGCCCGTTGCGCTTGACGCCGCGACGAGCCAGCAGGTGCAATCGCTCTCCGCGGCCCAGGTGCAGAAGTTTGGTCCTCGGCTCGCAGCACAATCAAAATCGGTAGCATCAATCGCCTCGCCGAACTGCGCGGCTCTTCCCGCGGGTCACCATCGCCGCGTATTCTTCGGAGTTCCATCAACCAATCCTGACGGCTTCGGGCTCGGCTATGAAGAAGTCGATGCGCAGGGTAATTCCGTGCCCGGCACGTTTGAGGACGTCTCGGCATTCAACCCCGCGTTCATAAACGTGTGCCTTCCACTCGCTCCGGGAAACCAGACCGCTACAGAGCTGTGGGAACTGGTGAACGTTGCAGCGGAGGCTCACAACTTCCACATGCACCAGACCAAGTTCACAGTGCTGCCGAAAGGCGCGCCAGTGGGCGACGGCGGAGCCATGATGGACAACGTGCCTCTGCCCAGCGGAAGCGCGATGTGCGACGGGTCGGTGCTGAAATGGCGGGATGGCACGTGCAAGGTGACGCCAGTCCAAGTATCGATTCCCTTCTCGGAGATTGGCGACTTTGTCTATCACTGCCACATCGGCGAGCACCAGGACGGCGGCATGATGGCGCACATCCGCGTGATCGCCAACCCGTAA
- the glgA gene encoding glycogen synthase GlgA gives MQIVFAASECAPFVKTGGLADVVGGLSQKILKLGHEVSVYLPLYAGVRQHLEGELNYVIRSITIPGPHSNRFAGIVDGGQRDGVKFYFVDCPEMFDRQGIYGNNGDSYGDNAERFGLFCRAVLEATKQLGVPDVFHVHDWQSALLPVLLRTVYNADPALKHSGSVLTIHNAAYQGTFPPSTVDELLLPWDIFTFDKLEHYNTFNFLKGGIVYADKVTTVSRRYAEEIQTPEFGNGLQGALSQRRADLVGILNGVDYAEWDPATDGNLAGHYTPHDLSGKRECRKDLLHAFGLDVSEDTPVIGICSRFASQKGFDLLEQIAGRLAERDVAVVALGTGEPYYEKFFRDFAYANAGRFSVQIRYDDALAHKVEAGSDIFLMPSRFEPCGLNQIYSLKYGTIPVVRATGGLDDTVEEWNPGLNSGTGFKFEAYEAQALLDTIDRALSAFYDKKQWSQLMQNGMAQDFSWDKPAREYVAVYEEAARKKA, from the coding sequence ATGCAGATTGTCTTTGCCGCGTCAGAGTGCGCGCCGTTTGTGAAGACTGGCGGGCTAGCGGATGTTGTCGGCGGATTGTCGCAGAAAATCTTAAAGTTAGGTCACGAAGTCAGCGTTTATCTGCCTCTATATGCAGGAGTTCGGCAGCACCTGGAAGGCGAGTTGAACTACGTGATCCGCTCTATCACCATCCCCGGCCCGCATAGCAACCGCTTCGCGGGAATTGTGGATGGCGGACAACGTGATGGCGTCAAGTTTTACTTTGTAGATTGCCCGGAGATGTTTGACCGCCAAGGTATTTACGGTAATAACGGTGACAGCTACGGCGACAATGCAGAGCGCTTCGGCCTGTTCTGCAGGGCCGTTCTGGAAGCGACGAAACAACTGGGCGTTCCGGATGTCTTTCACGTGCACGACTGGCAGTCTGCGCTCCTTCCCGTGCTGCTTCGAACGGTTTACAACGCCGACCCGGCGCTCAAGCACTCCGGCTCTGTGCTCACCATTCACAATGCCGCATATCAAGGGACGTTTCCGCCGTCAACCGTGGATGAACTGCTGCTGCCGTGGGATATTTTCACGTTTGACAAACTCGAACACTACAACACTTTCAACTTCCTCAAAGGCGGCATCGTGTACGCCGACAAGGTCACCACGGTGAGCCGCAGATACGCCGAGGAGATCCAGACACCGGAATTCGGCAACGGGCTGCAGGGGGCACTAAGCCAGCGGCGAGCCGACCTTGTCGGGATCCTGAATGGTGTGGATTATGCCGAGTGGGATCCGGCGACGGATGGCAATCTCGCGGGCCATTACACACCGCACGACCTGAGCGGAAAACGCGAGTGCCGAAAAGATCTTCTGCACGCTTTCGGTCTGGATGTATCGGAAGATACTCCAGTGATCGGCATCTGTTCGCGCTTCGCATCGCAAAAGGGATTTGACCTGCTTGAGCAAATTGCAGGGCGCCTTGCAGAGCGGGATGTAGCCGTGGTGGCGCTTGGAACGGGTGAGCCGTACTACGAAAAATTCTTCCGCGACTTTGCCTATGCGAATGCCGGCCGGTTTTCAGTGCAGATCCGATATGACGACGCGCTGGCACACAAGGTCGAAGCAGGATCTGACATTTTTCTCATGCCGAGTCGGTTTGAGCCCTGCGGCCTGAACCAGATCTATTCACTAAAGTACGGGACCATTCCGGTGGTGCGAGCGACCGGAGGATTAGATGATACGGTCGAAGAATGGAATCCCGGTCTCAACAGCGGCACTGGATTTAAGTTTGAAGCGTATGAAGCGCAGGCCTTGCTGGATACAATCGATCGTGCGTTGAGTGCGTTCTACGACAAGAAGCAATGGTCGCAACTGATGCAGAATGGCATGGCACAGGATTTCAGTTGGGACAAGCCTGCTCGCGAGTACGTTGCGGTGTACGAAGAAGCCGCGCGAAAAAAGGCCTGA
- a CDS encoding ferritin-like domain-containing protein, translating to MPDKKPQDQKGQSNQDQQNDKAVQDLINALNEDLAREYQAVIAYTVYSNVLKGAKWMSIAAELKKHASEELQHALIIADQVDYLGGMPTGTPKEVKLSEKPEEMLQFDLDNETVTIKNYRERVKQAEALGHYALAEQLRKIISQEQEHQHDLATALGIDVPRVLGQGA from the coding sequence ATGCCCGATAAGAAGCCTCAAGACCAGAAGGGTCAAAGCAATCAGGATCAACAAAACGACAAGGCTGTTCAGGATTTGATCAACGCTTTAAACGAAGACCTGGCCCGTGAATACCAGGCAGTGATCGCTTACACCGTGTACAGCAACGTGTTGAAAGGCGCGAAGTGGATGAGCATCGCGGCTGAATTAAAGAAGCATGCTTCTGAAGAGTTGCAGCACGCACTGATCATTGCTGACCAGGTGGATTATCTGGGCGGCATGCCCACAGGGACACCCAAAGAGGTTAAGCTCTCAGAAAAACCGGAAGAGATGCTTCAGTTCGATCTGGACAATGAGACCGTTACCATCAAGAACTATCGCGAACGTGTGAAACAGGCCGAGGCCCTGGGCCACTATGCTCTCGCAGAACAGCTGCGCAAAATCATTTCGCAGGAGCAGGAGCATCAGCACGATCTGGCTACTGCACTTGGAATTGATGTGCCGAGGGTACTGGGCCAGGGTGCCTAG
- a CDS encoding CocE/NonD family hydrolase, whose product MMTNCQTAVSFRPHKLLIFLLLVPCTWLQAQTAGNYGIVESKDVMIPMRDGVMLAADIYRPARDGKAVEEKFPVLLMRTPYNKERSGGSANAFVPHGYVVVLEDVRGRYKSEGHWMALATDPEDGFDTAKWIGAQQWCDGGIGTFGSSYAGATQHAMAIANAPYVKAMVPRNAMSDFGQYGVRHNGAFELRFFNWVFSLGNATGTLDALPAAKRAATDPAAAKALEEMGSDVRQYVRNLPLRAGTTPLKFAPDYEKWLIEAMSHGDYDDFWKNAGSSVVDHLAEYKDVPEYHTTGWYDSWGTSVANLNFVELRKSKKSLQRLIVGPWIHSSENLDYAGEAQFTEDAALDLTAFHLRWFDHFLKGIDNGVDREAPVRIYVMGGGDAHKTAEGRIFVGGHWREEQEWPLARTLYTTYYLHKGGLSPEKPLDDAPMTYQFDPNNPVPTIGGNVSSQGTLMFQGAADQRCRADFWLCTDTRPLGARNDVVVFQTTSLDADVEVTGRLVVKLWASSDALDTDFTAKLVDVYPPNVDYPNGVDLNIADSIVRARYRKGPGKAELMKPGEPYEFTIEMYPTSLVFKKSHRIRLDISSSNFPRFDVNPNTGEPLNDNRRTQVAHNTIYLDAKHPSQIILPVIPQK is encoded by the coding sequence ATGATGACGAATTGCCAGACTGCTGTTTCGTTCCGTCCACACAAACTTCTGATTTTTCTGCTGCTGGTTCCTTGCACTTGGCTGCAGGCGCAGACTGCCGGAAACTACGGCATCGTCGAAAGTAAAGACGTAATGATTCCCATGCGCGATGGTGTGATGCTGGCGGCCGACATCTATCGTCCAGCGCGCGATGGAAAGGCCGTTGAGGAAAAGTTTCCTGTTCTCCTCATGCGCACGCCCTATAACAAGGAAAGATCTGGCGGCAGCGCGAATGCATTCGTTCCGCACGGATACGTGGTGGTGCTCGAGGATGTGCGCGGCCGCTATAAGTCAGAAGGGCATTGGATGGCGTTAGCGACCGATCCTGAAGATGGCTTCGATACAGCGAAGTGGATTGGCGCGCAGCAGTGGTGCGATGGCGGCATCGGGACATTCGGCTCTTCGTACGCGGGAGCCACGCAACATGCGATGGCGATCGCGAATGCTCCGTATGTGAAGGCGATGGTGCCGCGCAATGCCATGTCGGACTTTGGGCAATATGGGGTGCGGCATAACGGGGCTTTCGAACTGCGCTTTTTCAATTGGGTCTTCAGTCTCGGTAATGCAACCGGCACCCTTGATGCTTTGCCTGCGGCTAAGCGCGCCGCGACTGATCCAGCGGCCGCTAAGGCTCTTGAAGAGATGGGCAGCGATGTACGCCAGTATGTGCGCAACCTGCCGCTGCGGGCTGGCACGACTCCGCTGAAGTTTGCGCCCGATTATGAAAAGTGGCTGATCGAAGCCATGAGTCATGGAGATTACGACGATTTTTGGAAGAATGCGGGGTCTAGCGTGGTCGACCACCTCGCCGAGTACAAAGACGTTCCCGAATATCACACTACGGGCTGGTACGACTCCTGGGGAACGTCGGTAGCAAACTTGAATTTCGTGGAACTGCGCAAATCGAAGAAGAGCCTGCAGCGGCTCATCGTGGGACCTTGGATTCACAGTAGCGAGAATCTCGACTATGCAGGCGAAGCGCAGTTTACCGAAGATGCGGCGCTCGATCTGACTGCATTCCATCTGCGCTGGTTTGATCATTTCCTCAAGGGCATCGATAACGGCGTGGATCGCGAGGCCCCCGTGCGTATCTACGTGATGGGTGGCGGCGATGCGCACAAGACCGCGGAAGGTCGCATTTTTGTGGGAGGGCACTGGCGCGAGGAGCAAGAGTGGCCGCTGGCGCGCACTCTCTACACGACTTACTACCTGCACAAAGGCGGCCTGTCACCCGAGAAACCGTTGGATGATGCGCCGATGACCTATCAATTCGATCCGAACAATCCTGTGCCGACGATTGGCGGGAATGTCTCGTCACAGGGGACACTGATGTTTCAAGGTGCGGCGGATCAGCGCTGTCGCGCAGATTTCTGGCTGTGCACCGACACGCGCCCACTCGGAGCACGCAATGATGTCGTGGTTTTCCAAACCACGTCGCTCGATGCGGACGTTGAGGTGACCGGTAGGCTCGTAGTTAAGTTGTGGGCATCGTCCGATGCTTTGGATACGGATTTCACGGCGAAACTGGTAGATGTGTATCCACCCAATGTCGACTATCCCAACGGTGTCGACCTGAATATCGCGGACAGCATTGTGCGTGCGCGTTATCGCAAAGGTCCGGGCAAGGCGGAGTTGATGAAGCCCGGCGAGCCGTACGAGTTCACCATTGAGATGTATCCAACTTCACTGGTGTTCAAGAAAAGCCATCGCATCCGGCTCGACATTTCCAGCAGCAACTTTCCCCGTTTCGATGTCAATCCAAACACCGGTGAGCCACTCAACGACAACCGCCGAACCCAGGTCGCGCATAACACGATCTATCTCGATGCCAAGCATCCTTCGCAAATTATCCTGCCGGTCATTCCCCAAAAATAA